The Treponema succinifaciens DSM 2489 region TGGCTTGAACGGTTTTGCTCTTAATGCTTATTCTGCGGCGGGAATAAAAACTGACCATGAATGCAGTTCTCCACAGGAAGTTTTGGAACGGCTTGAAAACGGAATGTATGTTCTTTTGCGTCAAGGTTCTGCTGCCCAAAATCTGGCTGAAATTCTTCCTTCCGTAACAAAAGAAAATTCCAGAAGATGCGCGATGTGCACTGACGACAAGCATCCTCAGGATATAATTGAATCCGGTCATATAAACGCAAATCTTAAGCTTGCTGTAAAAAACGGACTTGACTGCTTTACGGCGATTGCAATGGCGACCATAAACGCTGCGGAATGCTACGGCTTGAATGATGTCGGACTGATTGCGCCAGGATATTCCGCGGACATTGTTCTCTTTAATAATCTTGAGAATTTTGAAGCTGAAAAAGTTTTTATAGACGGAAAACTCGCTGCGGAAAATGGAAAGGCTGTTTTTGAAATCCGAAACAGGGTAGACAAGGCTGTAACTCATTCAGTTCATATCAAGCCACTTATAATAGAAGATTTATCAATAAAATTAACTTCTGAAAATGCAAAAGTCATAAGTTTAAAAAATCATGAGCTTGTAACAAAGTGCGAAATCCGGAAAGTGAATTTGACTAACGGAATTTTTGACTGCAAGGAAAATCCTCAGATTCAAAAACTTATTGTAATGGAGCGGCACAAGAAAACTGGAAAAATCGGAAAAGGTCTTATAGAAAACTACGGAATCCACGGCGGAGCGATTGCCACTACAATTGCCCACGATTCCCACAATATTATTTCTGCAGGCGACAACGACAATGACATTTTTGTTGCGATAAATGAGCTTAACAAAATGGGCGGCGGAATTATTCTTGTAAAAGACGGAACTGTCATTGGTTCTTTGTCTCTTCCGATTGCGGGCTTGATGTCCGACAGGAATTTTGTGGAAGTAAGCCAGACTT contains the following coding sequences:
- the ade gene encoding adenine deaminase, which encodes MNAKKLSLLINAASGKCEAELVIKNCRVVNPITRTVKNADIAVEQGLIAGVGSYRGKTEIDAHGLFAVAGLIDAHVHIESSMCTPESFAQLVVPKGTTTVIADPHEIANVSGSEGIHFMINSARRVPLKVHFMIPSCVPATSFEDSGAILDSESVEELLKEPEILGLGELMNAPGVSSCNSEVLEKICAAKNAQKIIDGHAPGLNGFALNAYSAAGIKTDHECSSPQEVLERLENGMYVLLRQGSAAQNLAEILPSVTKENSRRCAMCTDDKHPQDIIESGHINANLKLAVKNGLDCFTAIAMATINAAECYGLNDVGLIAPGYSADIVLFNNLENFEAEKVFIDGKLAAENGKAVFEIRNRVDKAVTHSVHIKPLIIEDLSIKLTSENAKVISLKNHELVTKCEIRKVNLTNGIFDCKENPQIQKLIVMERHKKTGKIGKGLIENYGIHGGAIATTIAHDSHNIISAGDNDNDIFVAINELNKMGGGIILVKDGTVIGSLSLPIAGLMSDRNFVEVSQTLKSLLELAWNELGISREIEPFMTLSFLSLPVIPEIKLTPRGLFDVNKFEFTPIEAD